A genomic window from Haliaeetus albicilla chromosome 10, bHalAlb1.1, whole genome shotgun sequence includes:
- the PLA2G3 gene encoding group 3 secretory phospholipase A2 isoform X2 encodes MWARVVLACAAVLAGARAWPGGAVCAQRAAGAGGARYVAFLSPGPGPGPGPAALVESAWAGRGRLRACWARRDPRLARAFRAACARRPPAAPGAALRRDLAALWRHRAACADPAPSGGSRRRRGWTLPGTLWCGAGDSAGNASELGLFRGPDRCCREHDRCSAQIAALQFNYGIRNYRLHTVSHCDCDARFRQCLLALNDTISNIIGVTFFNLLEVPCFVLEESEECVQWHWWGGCERYGVVPLARMVQQSQYHYSLPTEETHSPAVQPSGKGRKPSRAGRKRLRQGLGRNPGLRQAQRPPTAQWSQGPGTLSSASARDKAEPTTRHPAAQWGLEPGPPTAMTVLEQDLAGGRRLPEGAQEGAGGSAHPACTEDGTIGSSPAVEQCGATPAPAVEGRRQQGLGRVCRCYKHLDKCEHQIAPREVKYELHNVDTRMLFHCNCTRRLARFLRRARDLGDVEVAVLADRIAMDCFVLEPPADCSLGEGSQHNCITATRAVLVPARHLKKTLRRWGPPHVTSKAEHPYWKTQDSGGTLYEQCLRLALEQKLGAQPHAVP; translated from the exons ATGTGGGCGCGCGTGGTGCTGGCGTGCGCGGCTGTGCTGGCGGGCGCGCGCGCCTGGCCCGGCGGCGCCGTCTGCGCGcagcgggcggcgggcgcgggcggCGCGCGCTACGTGGCCTTCCTGagccccggtcccggccccggtcccggcccgGCCGCGCTGGTGGAGAGCGCCTGGGCCGGGCGCGGCCGCCTCCGCGCCTGCTGGGCCCGCCGGGATCCGCGCCTGGCCCGCGCCTTCCGCGCCGCttgcgcccgccgcccgcccgccgcccccggtgCCGCGCTGCGGCGGGACCTGGCCGCGCTCTGGAGGCACCGCGCCGCCTGCGCCGATCCCGCGCCGTCGGGagggagccggcggcggcggggctggacGCTGCCGGGCACGCTGTGGTGCGGGGCCGGTGACTCGGCGGGGAACGCCAGCGAGCTGG GTCTCTTCCGCGGCCCCGACCGGTGCTGCCGGGAGCACGACCGGTGCTCGGCGCAGATCGCGGCGCTGCAGTTCAACTACGGCATCCGCAACTACCGCCTGCACACCGTCTCGCACTGCGACTGCGACGCCAG GTTCCGGCAGTGCCTGCTGGCCCTCAACGACACCATCTCCAACATCATCGGCGTCACCTTCTTCAACTTGCTGGAGGTGCCATGCTTCGTGCTGGAGGAGAGCGAGGAGTGTGTCCAGTGGCACTGGTGGGGAGG GTGTGAGCGTTATGGTGTAGTACCCCTGGCCAGGATGGTGCAGCAGAGTCAGTACCACTACAGCCTGCCCACAGAGGAGACTCACAGCCCTGCTGTGCAGCCCTCGGGCAAGGGAAGGAAACCCTCTAGAGCAGGGCGCAAGCGGCTCCGCCAGGGACTGGGGCGAAACCCCGGGCTCCGCCAGGCACAGAGACCTCCAACAGCCCAGTGGTCGCAGGGCCCAGGTACCTTGTCCTCTGCGTCAGCCAGGGACAAGGCCGAGCCCACAACCAGGCACCCAGCAGCGCAGTGGGGGCTGGAGCCCGGCCCCCCAACAGCAATGACCGTGTTGGAACAGGACCTTGCTGGAGGAAGGCGACTGCCAGAAGGAGCAcaggaaggggctgggggctcaGCACACCCTGCCTGCACTGAAGATGGCACCATTGGATCCAGCCCGGCTGTGGAGCAGTGCGGAGCCACCCCGGCGCCTGCTGTGGAGGGGCGCAGGCAGCAGG GCCTGGGCAGGGTGTGCAGGTGCTACAAGCACCTGGATAAGTGCGAGCACCAGATCGCACCCCGAGAGGTGAAGTACGAGCTGCACAACGTGGACACCCGGATGCTCTTCCACTGTAACTGCACTCGCAG GCTGGCGCGGTTCCTGCGCAGGGCGAGGGACCTCGGTGACGTGGAGGTGGCTGTCCTGGCTGATCGCATCGCCATGGACTGCTTTGTTCTGGAGCCACCTGCTGACTGCAGCCTGGGTGAGGGGTCACAGCACAA CTGTATCACAGCAACCCGGGCTGTGCTAGTACCTGCACGGCATCTCAAAAAGACCCTGAGGCGCTGGGGTCCTCCGCATGTGACCTCCAAGGCCGAGCATCCATATTGGAAGACACAGGACAGTGGTGGCACCCTCTATGAGCAATGCCTGCGGCTGGCCTTGGAGCAGAAGCTGGGTGCTCAGCCCCATGCGGTGCCCTGA
- the PLA2G3 gene encoding group 3 secretory phospholipase A2 isoform X1, producing MWARVVLACAAVLAGARAWPGGAVCAQRAAGAGGARYVAFLSPGPGPGPGPAALVESAWAGRGRLRACWARRDPRLARAFRAACARRPPAAPGAALRRDLAALWRHRAACADPAPSGGSRRRRGWTLPGTLWCGAGDSAGNASELGLFRGPDRCCREHDRCSAQIAALQFNYGIRNYRLHTVSHCDCDARFRQCLLALNDTISNIIGVTFFNLLEVPCFVLEESEECVQWHWWGGCERYGVVPLARMVQQSQYHYSLPTEETHSPAVQPSGKGRKPSRAGRKRLRQGLGRNPGLRQAQRPPTAQWSQGPGTLSSASARDKAEPTTRHPAAQWGLEPGPPTAMTVLEQDLAGGRRLPEGAQEGAGGSAHPACTEDGTIGSSPAVEQCGATPAPAVEGRRQQGLGRVCRCYKHLDKCEHQIAPREVKYELHNVDTRMLFHCNCTRRLARFLRRARDLGDVEVAVLADRIAMDCFVLEPPADCSLGEGSQHNSCITATRAVLVPARHLKKTLRRWGPPHVTSKAEHPYWKTQDSGGTLYEQCLRLALEQKLGAQPHAVP from the exons ATGTGGGCGCGCGTGGTGCTGGCGTGCGCGGCTGTGCTGGCGGGCGCGCGCGCCTGGCCCGGCGGCGCCGTCTGCGCGcagcgggcggcgggcgcgggcggCGCGCGCTACGTGGCCTTCCTGagccccggtcccggccccggtcccggcccgGCCGCGCTGGTGGAGAGCGCCTGGGCCGGGCGCGGCCGCCTCCGCGCCTGCTGGGCCCGCCGGGATCCGCGCCTGGCCCGCGCCTTCCGCGCCGCttgcgcccgccgcccgcccgccgcccccggtgCCGCGCTGCGGCGGGACCTGGCCGCGCTCTGGAGGCACCGCGCCGCCTGCGCCGATCCCGCGCCGTCGGGagggagccggcggcggcggggctggacGCTGCCGGGCACGCTGTGGTGCGGGGCCGGTGACTCGGCGGGGAACGCCAGCGAGCTGG GTCTCTTCCGCGGCCCCGACCGGTGCTGCCGGGAGCACGACCGGTGCTCGGCGCAGATCGCGGCGCTGCAGTTCAACTACGGCATCCGCAACTACCGCCTGCACACCGTCTCGCACTGCGACTGCGACGCCAG GTTCCGGCAGTGCCTGCTGGCCCTCAACGACACCATCTCCAACATCATCGGCGTCACCTTCTTCAACTTGCTGGAGGTGCCATGCTTCGTGCTGGAGGAGAGCGAGGAGTGTGTCCAGTGGCACTGGTGGGGAGG GTGTGAGCGTTATGGTGTAGTACCCCTGGCCAGGATGGTGCAGCAGAGTCAGTACCACTACAGCCTGCCCACAGAGGAGACTCACAGCCCTGCTGTGCAGCCCTCGGGCAAGGGAAGGAAACCCTCTAGAGCAGGGCGCAAGCGGCTCCGCCAGGGACTGGGGCGAAACCCCGGGCTCCGCCAGGCACAGAGACCTCCAACAGCCCAGTGGTCGCAGGGCCCAGGTACCTTGTCCTCTGCGTCAGCCAGGGACAAGGCCGAGCCCACAACCAGGCACCCAGCAGCGCAGTGGGGGCTGGAGCCCGGCCCCCCAACAGCAATGACCGTGTTGGAACAGGACCTTGCTGGAGGAAGGCGACTGCCAGAAGGAGCAcaggaaggggctgggggctcaGCACACCCTGCCTGCACTGAAGATGGCACCATTGGATCCAGCCCGGCTGTGGAGCAGTGCGGAGCCACCCCGGCGCCTGCTGTGGAGGGGCGCAGGCAGCAGG GCCTGGGCAGGGTGTGCAGGTGCTACAAGCACCTGGATAAGTGCGAGCACCAGATCGCACCCCGAGAGGTGAAGTACGAGCTGCACAACGTGGACACCCGGATGCTCTTCCACTGTAACTGCACTCGCAG GCTGGCGCGGTTCCTGCGCAGGGCGAGGGACCTCGGTGACGTGGAGGTGGCTGTCCTGGCTGATCGCATCGCCATGGACTGCTTTGTTCTGGAGCCACCTGCTGACTGCAGCCTGGGTGAGGGGTCACAGCACAA CAGCTGTATCACAGCAACCCGGGCTGTGCTAGTACCTGCACGGCATCTCAAAAAGACCCTGAGGCGCTGGGGTCCTCCGCATGTGACCTCCAAGGCCGAGCATCCATATTGGAAGACACAGGACAGTGGTGGCACCCTCTATGAGCAATGCCTGCGGCTGGCCTTGGAGCAGAAGCTGGGTGCTCAGCCCCATGCGGTGCCCTGA